The genomic region CTGGGACGACAACGGCAAATGGCGGGCCCTATTCAATCATACCTGGGACCCCAACAATGAGCGGGTGCGCGACACCTTCAACCAACTGGAAGGCATCATCTACTCTTCCACCGACCTGTTGCGCTTCTCGCCAACCACGCAGCAGGCGGCCGAGTCGCGGTTCCTGCGGGCCTGGGCTACGTATCTGCTGCTGGACATGTACGACCAGGTGCTGTACCGCGAACCGGGCGAGGACCTGTCGCAAAATTCCAAGGTCCGAAAGGGCACCGAGGCGCTCGATTTTATCGTGAGCGAGCTGAACATGATTCAGACAGACCTGCCGGATGCACCGGTCAGCCGCGCCACCAAGGACGCTGCCCGGGTGCTGCTGATGAAGTGCTACCTCAACAAGGGTGTGTACGCTAACCGGGCTTCGCCAACTTTTGCCGCCGCCGACATGAACCAGGTAATACGGCTGGCCGACGAGATAATCAACAGCAACCGCTACACTTTCACGACCAACTTCTTCGACAACTTCGCGCCCAACAATACAGCCATTGGCCGTGAGAACATCTTCACCCAGGCCAATACCTTCGGCAACAGCGGCCCCACGCGCGACTTCTGGAAGTTTGTGTCGCACTACAACATGCGGCCCGTGGACGGCTACAATGGTCCGGCCACGACGGCCGAGTTCTACGACCTGTTTGAGGCCACTGACAAGCGCCGTGGTGTGGCCTACGACGTAGCCGGTGGGCCGCCAAATCCTGGCCGGCGTATCAACGTGGGCTTTCTGGCGGGCCAGCAGTACAACCTGACCACCGACGCCCTACTTACCACCCGGGGCGGGGCACCACTGATTTTTACTCGGGAAATCAACCTTTCTGAAACCGGTTCCGACCTGGAAGCCAAAGGTATCCGGCCCGTGAAGTATCCCGTGGACTACACAAGCGAAGCTGCGGGTGGCAACGGTGCCGAGAATGACCATGTGAGCTTTCGGCTGGCCGACGTGCTGCTGATGAAGGCCGAAGCCATCCTGCGTGGCGGCACGCCCACCAGCGCCGGTAGCTACGGTGGCACGGCCCTGGCCATCGTCAACACGCTGCGCACCCATCCTTCGCGCGGGGCCAGTACCTTAGGCTCCCTGAGCCTCGATGTGCTGCTGGCTGAACGGGGGCGGGAGTTGTACGGTGAGTCGTGGCGGCGGCAGGACATGATCCGGTTCGGCCGGTTCCTGCAAGCCCGCAAAGACAAGCCCCAGAGCAACCCTCGGTGCCTGGTGTATCCAGTTCCACAGACCCAGGTAGACGTGAACAGCAACATCACCCAGAACCCCGGCTACTAACGGCCGCGCTTGGTCGCCTTGGCTGAGCAAGCAGCAGACAGCGGTAGTATCTGCTCCTGCGTGCTGGCCTGCTACTTGCCTGGTCGGGGCGACCAGCCAACGTCTAACATTCTCCCGGTAGCACATAGCAGGCCGTTGGTGGCTGCCACTCGGCAGCAGCCAGCGGCCTGTTTGTGTGCGAAGCATACCTGTTGGCGCTTTACCCGCACCTGGGGCACCCGGACGATGCCGGGCTAACTTGCCTTTAGGGGTGCGGAATACGGCTGCGTTTCGTGTTTTGCGGGCCAGGCCGCCGTGGTGCCTGTCCTGCCTTCGTTTACTTATTCTCTTTCCTCATCCTTTCCCACCCGTTATGCCCCGAAATCCGCTCCTGACACTCCCGGTAGCGCTGCTGGCGCTCCTGCTGATAAAGCCGCCGCAAACCGCCGCCCAGGCTATTGCTGCCCCCGACCCTTGGCGTATCACGGCCAGCACCATCGACCCGCGCAACTACTACGGGGCCACGGTGGCCAACGGCATGCTGGGCATTGTGTCTTCGCCGGAGCCGTTTCAGGTGAAGAGCGTGGTGCTGGCCGGGGCCTACGACCAATACGGCCGGGGCCGGGTGAGCAATTTTCTCAACAGCTTCAACCTGCTGAACATGTACCTGGAAGTGGACGGCCGCCGCCTCTCGGGCCGCGACGCCACCAATTTCCGGCAGGAGCTGGACATGCGCCACGCCTCGCTCACCACCACCTTCGACTACGCTGACAAAGCCACCATCAAGTACACCTACTACGCCCTGCGCCAGCTGCCCTACACGGTGCTGCTCGATGTGTCGGTGACGGCCAAAAAAGACGTGAGCATAGCGGCGGCCAGCGTGATGGATGCGCCCGACGCCCTGCGCGACGTGCAGAACTACTACAACGAAATCGACCGGCCGCACGCCACGCTGAGCTTGCTCACGTCGTCGGCCAAGAGCAGTACGGGCAAGCTGCAGCTGTGCGCGTCTACCAGCTTTCTGTTTGGCGAGCCGCACGGGCAGGAGCCGCGCGTCATCCACGAAATGTGGGACAGCAACCAGCACCTGATGAAGTTCAGCAAGCAGCTGAAGGCCGGCCAGACCTACGCCTATGCCGTGGCGGGCTCCAGCATCACCTCGGCCCACCACCAGGACCCGCTCAACGAGGCCGAGCGGCTCACCATCTTCGCCCGCCTGGAAGGCCGCGAGCGGCTGCTAGCGTTTCATAACAAAGCCTGGGACGAACTCTGGCAAAGCGACATCCAGATTACTGGCGACGCCCAAGCCCAGCAGGATGTGCACAGCATGA from Hymenobacter canadensis harbors:
- a CDS encoding RagB/SusD family nutrient uptake outer membrane protein, with amino-acid sequence MKYSKITGVAALLALLQMASSCEINETLEGQLTEDQIPRGDPSALLQGVYNAQRDPIQGCVSVFALQEVSTDARIMPTRGPDWDDNGKWRALFNHTWDPNNERVRDTFNQLEGIIYSSTDLLRFSPTTQQAAESRFLRAWATYLLLDMYDQVLYREPGEDLSQNSKVRKGTEALDFIVSELNMIQTDLPDAPVSRATKDAARVLLMKCYLNKGVYANRASPTFAAADMNQVIRLADEIINSNRYTFTTNFFDNFAPNNTAIGRENIFTQANTFGNSGPTRDFWKFVSHYNMRPVDGYNGPATTAEFYDLFEATDKRRGVAYDVAGGPPNPGRRINVGFLAGQQYNLTTDALLTTRGGAPLIFTREINLSETGSDLEAKGIRPVKYPVDYTSEAAGGNGAENDHVSFRLADVLLMKAEAILRGGTPTSAGSYGGTALAIVNTLRTHPSRGASTLGSLSLDVLLAERGRELYGESWRRQDMIRFGRFLQARKDKPQSNPRCLVYPVPQTQVDVNSNITQNPGY